The nucleotide window TGTTTCTTTAAATAATTTCAAgattctttcatttttcatttatttctttGTTGATGTCTTAATTCAATTTTATCATCTTTCCTTTCTGTAGTTACTGCGGGTATGACGGTTCAAGAACATGCTGGAAATGAGAAGTCTTGTGTTTGGCATGCTAGTGATTATGCTGATGGGGAGTTAAAGGAGGAGATGTTCTGCATCCGATTTGCATCTATTGAAAGTTAGTTTTTGATTCTTGTAGGCCCTTATTAATGTTTACAATTATTCTTGCTATATCTTGATATTTTGAGCTCCAATCACTGGTTTTGATCAGTAGATTGGTGTAgttgaaatttgtttttatcaCTGATTGTTAAGCTTGATTTTGGACATCAATAAATTCAATAAACATGGAAACCAAAGTTTCTTGTAACTAGAGGGGAGGCAAGAGCTTTAGTTGAGAGGGGATGAAAATTTTCCATATCAACATCACAAAAAGATTCTGAGTGGGGACTCAAATATTTCAAGGTGTTCAGTGTATTTAAGTAGTTTTGTTACCTTGAGAGCTGAATAATGTGACTTAAATGTGGAGTTAAAATAATTTGTACAAAGTGGGATCTTTTAGGCTAAATTCACAGGCTATCTTGTAAAGTTCTACAATCGTCTGTACAATTTCATGGATTTTGCTTTCTGTTTTCCTATTTGTAATAACTGAACtcccatttatttatttaattagtttatcaatttcaaaaaaatgattttattgGGGTGTATGGTACTATTAGATAGGGAGAATAAGGTATAATCTTTGTGAGTGACGTTATCTTGCACttgtttgttttggttcatgtagctaTCAATATATTGTTGTGATGAAGACGTTAGCATTGtttataattacaaaattttCGAGTATATGTAGACTAAATGGTGATTACTTGTTATGGAAAGTGGGTTTTGAAACTTGGGGAAGTACAAACTATGCAAATGCATGGATTGAATGGTAGGAGAACTAACATTTATGGGTTGATAATTATTGGTAGTATTCTGCGATTGTTTGTATACCTTTTTCAATGACGTGAAATGGTGATTGCTggaaatttttattgttttgatcATGATTTATTGAATGACTTGTTCGATGCCTATATGCCAAGTATATTCTTTCGGTACAACATgtgtttttttcttgttttctgaTTCCGTAAATTGCATCGCTTCAGATTGCAAGAACTTCATGGAGATGTTCCAAGAGGTTGCGGAATCACAAAAGAAGCAAGAGGAGAATGAAGATGCATCTGCCACTGCTGAAGCTCTTGAGAAGCTGAGCTTTGGAGAAGAGAAAAGCAAGGACAAAGCTCCAGAGGAAAAAGCGTCTCCAGCAAACGAAACAGCTGCTTTAGAGGAGAAAGCTTCTCCAGCAAAAGAAACAGCTGCCCCAGCAGAGGAAACTAAAGCCGAGCTGAAAAAGGATGACGTAGAGAAGAAGAGCGAAGATTCATCCCCTTGATTCTAACTTTTTCAAGGTGTCCTTCATTGTGCACTTATATTTTGGTAGTCATTATTTTGGTCCCAAATGGGTTGTCGTTTATTATAGTTTTCTCAAGTATTTTTAGGTCATGAACATGCACATAGAGCTTTGCTTGTGTTTTAGTGATTGGTATTCCTTTTACTTGAGTGTTGAGGACTTTGTTCGATTATTATAGTGTTGATTGTCGAAATCGTTCTTTCATGAGGGGTTTTTTGCTATATGGTTTTAGACATTGTTAATTgagatgatttttttattcaaatcaccTCTTAAACTTGAGGCTTTTATTATGCTCGCCTTGGGTGATCGAG belongs to Amaranthus tricolor cultivar Red isolate AtriRed21 chromosome 17, ASM2621246v1, whole genome shotgun sequence and includes:
- the LOC130804084 gene encoding ran-binding protein 1 homolog b-like produces the protein MASVDPEHNEEEQTQAEEEDTGAQIAPIIKLEEVSVTTGEEDEDTLLDLKSKLYRFDKDGNQWKERGSGTVKFLKHKVSGKVRLVMRQSKTLKICANHLITAGMTVQEHAGNEKSCVWHASDYADGELKEEMFCIRFASIENCKNFMEMFQEVAESQKKQEENEDASATAEALEKLSFGEEKSKDKAPEEKASPANETAALEEKASPAKETAAPAEETKAELKKDDVEKKSEDSSP